From the genome of Nostoc sp. C052, one region includes:
- a CDS encoding type I polyketide synthase gives MSQSNPQPDYAKLLKDALLEIREQKAKLNALLSAKTEPIAIIGMGCRFPGGANDPEMFWQLLHQGKDAIAEVPGDRWDINAYYDPDPDAPAKMNTRYGGFVNNPQEFDPHFFGISAREAISLDPQQRLLLEVTWETLEAAAVTPEALAKVLTGVFIGICSNDYTQNLFNQGEERIDAYLATGNSHSIASGRLSYLLGLTGPCLSVDTACSSSLVAVHLACTSLRNQECDVAIAGGVQRLLSPVFNINFTKARMLSADGRCKTFDASADGFVRSEGCGVILLKRLSDAIAAGDNILALIRGSAINQDGHTSGLTVPNGPSQQAVIRRALAVSGVEPAQVSYIEAHGTGTSLGDPIEIGALGAVFSSSHSPDRPLIVGSVKTNIGHLEGAAGIAGLIKVVLQLQHDSIAPHLHLKQPNPYIDWSKLAIAIPTDSMAWIRGEKPRLAGVSSFGFSGTNAHVILEEAPIGIQNDARGLANAALTKFKIQNENLHERPLHLLALSAKSETALLQLVERYRTYLETAPELELADVCFTANTGRSHFDYRMAIVAGSTKELVEQLAMTISSGRVYEPEIAFLFTGQGSQYAGMGQQLYQTQPTFRKALQECDEILRSELEIPLLEILYPQTDSPLNQTAYTQPALFALEYALYQLWRSWGIIPSAVIGHSVGEYVAACIAGVFSLEDGLKLIAARGRLMQELPTQGTMVSLLAPIEQVQQAVAPYLKQVSIAAINSPQSTVISGQTATVQAIVTELEKLGVKSKQLQVSHAFHSPLMKPMVAQFESVARQITYHSPHLKLISNITGAIATSEVTTPEYWSRHILAPVNFAASMQTLHQQGYEVFLECSPQPILLGMGRQCLPDNSGIWLPSLRMGQEDWQQMLSSLGQLYVLGAKVNWVGFESDYRRRKVKLPTYPFQRQQYWVETPPQRTTKPSHSLHPLLGERLQLAGRSQEIFFESIISASSPAYLADHRIFEQVIVPGAAYLEMAIAAGANIFQSDCIVLENVAMEQPLILATQPEKIMQVVLHPLESQSYRFEICSRDPKKENAENPWTVHATGTVLPGEIGSVPKTIDLTNWLSHGIEIDPQAFYQRSQEQGISFGVCFHSLQQLGCKAGQGYAQIELPKETGMNATQGYQIHPILLDAGLQLAGAATLQEGDRSFPYLPIGIERLQVYRRANRQLWGQAEARNAIASESEILSSDIQLVDPSGAVVAQIEGFAMRRTTQQSLERMIKPDISNWFYELDWQIKSLITDEIEKLAVGHWIIFADCELGEQLSQQLTQHGGSCTVVTVGENYQQLDERHFQINPLKLNDFNQLLQTSCDRQTKLQGVIHLWSLEGASSAELDLDELEGSQILGCASVLHLVQALEQQGGSEPIQLWLVTKGSQAVTTETITQVQQTPLWGLGRAIATEYPQLKCRRLDLDPNASISLNLHAIADELFSPDGEDQIAYRQGQRHVLRLVRSRQRTISDRVAIPELASYLIVGGLGTLGLQVAQWLADKGARHLILSSRREPSLIALAAIAKLEQAGVRVLIEQADVSSQSDMTKLLNKIAAQLPPLRGIIHAAGILDDGILQQQCWERFTGVMAAKVRGAWLLHQLTQALPLDFFVCFSSAASLLGSPGQGNYAAANAFLDGLAHYRRQQGLAGLSINWGPWEQGGMVAQLENQHQSRMQNHGLGTISPEQGLQALEALLVQDVTQVGVMSVNWQQLLAQIAPGVKVPMLQSFKVVATDQRYKDELLQQLQAAPIEERRELLKAYLQSEIAKVLGLSNPQQVEPQQRLFDLGLDSLTAVELRNRLQTSLGYAMRSTLLFDYPTLAALLDYLAENVIPLQPVELSKEVDAVAVQRQQILAASEDEAEALLLKKLEDLEEGRRQEAEGRRFR, from the coding sequence ATGAGCCAGAGTAATCCCCAACCAGACTATGCCAAACTTCTCAAAGACGCTTTGCTCGAAATTAGGGAGCAGAAGGCCAAGCTGAACGCCCTCTTGAGTGCCAAGACTGAACCGATCGCAATTATCGGCATGGGTTGTCGGTTTCCAGGTGGGGCAAACGATCCGGAAATGTTCTGGCAACTACTCCACCAGGGTAAAGATGCGATCGCCGAAGTTCCTGGCGATCGCTGGGATATCAACGCCTACTATGACCCCGATCCCGATGCCCCAGCGAAGATGAATACACGTTATGGGGGTTTTGTCAATAACCCGCAAGAGTTTGACCCCCATTTCTTTGGCATCTCTGCCCGCGAAGCTATATCCCTCGATCCGCAACAGCGCCTTCTGTTGGAGGTTACTTGGGAAACCCTAGAAGCAGCCGCAGTTACCCCTGAAGCTTTGGCGAAAGTTTTAACAGGTGTTTTCATTGGCATTTGTAGCAATGACTATACCCAGAACCTCTTTAACCAAGGAGAGGAGCGGATTGATGCCTACCTAGCAACTGGCAACTCTCACAGTATTGCCTCTGGGCGATTGTCTTACCTGCTAGGATTAACTGGCCCCTGCCTATCTGTAGATACAGCCTGTTCTTCTTCCTTAGTAGCTGTGCATTTGGCTTGTACAAGTCTACGTAACCAAGAGTGTGATGTGGCGATCGCTGGCGGAGTGCAAAGACTCTTATCGCCAGTATTCAACATTAACTTTACAAAAGCGCGAATGCTGTCTGCCGATGGACGCTGCAAAACCTTCGATGCTAGTGCTGATGGCTTTGTCCGCTCTGAAGGTTGCGGCGTTATTCTGCTCAAACGTTTATCTGATGCGATCGCTGCTGGAGATAATATTCTCGCCTTAATTCGCGGTTCCGCTATCAATCAGGACGGGCATACTAGTGGGCTGACAGTTCCTAACGGCCCTTCCCAACAAGCTGTAATTCGTCGCGCCCTAGCAGTAAGCGGTGTCGAGCCAGCCCAAGTCAGCTATATTGAAGCTCACGGCACAGGCACATCTTTGGGCGATCCCATTGAGATTGGGGCGCTAGGAGCAGTATTTAGCAGCAGTCATTCACCTGATCGCCCTTTAATCGTTGGTTCTGTAAAAACTAATATCGGACATTTAGAAGGAGCAGCCGGAATTGCTGGACTAATAAAAGTCGTGCTACAGCTTCAGCATGACAGCATCGCTCCCCACTTACACCTGAAGCAACCTAATCCCTACATTGACTGGAGCAAACTAGCGATCGCCATACCGACGGATAGCATGGCTTGGATTCGAGGAGAAAAGCCCCGACTGGCAGGGGTTAGCTCATTTGGCTTTAGCGGTACAAATGCCCATGTCATCCTGGAAGAAGCGCCAATAGGAATTCAAAATGACGCTCGCGGACTCGCTAACGCTGCGCTAACAAAATTCAAAATTCAAAATGAAAATCTTCATGAGCGTCCCCTCCATCTTTTGGCTCTGTCAGCGAAGAGTGAAACGGCTTTATTGCAGTTGGTAGAGCGATATCGAACTTACCTGGAAACTGCGCCGGAATTAGAGTTAGCTGATGTTTGTTTTACTGCGAATACTGGGCGATCGCACTTTGACTATCGAATGGCGATCGTTGCAGGTTCAACAAAGGAGCTAGTCGAACAGCTAGCTATGACGATTAGTTCAGGTAGGGTATACGAGCCAGAAATCGCCTTCCTATTCACAGGACAAGGTTCCCAGTATGCGGGGATGGGGCAACAACTCTATCAAACCCAACCAACGTTTAGAAAAGCACTTCAGGAATGCGATGAAATTCTACGTTCTGAACTAGAAATCCCTTTATTAGAAATACTTTATCCTCAAACAGATTCACCTTTAAACCAAACAGCTTATACCCAACCCGCTTTATTTGCCCTAGAATACGCCCTTTATCAACTGTGGCGATCGTGGGGAATTATACCTAGTGCAGTAATAGGTCATAGTGTGGGTGAGTATGTAGCCGCTTGTATAGCTGGAGTCTTTTCCTTGGAAGATGGACTCAAACTGATTGCTGCACGGGGTCGCCTCATGCAAGAGTTACCAACTCAAGGCACGATGGTATCCTTGCTTGCACCTATCGAACAAGTCCAACAAGCAGTTGCCCCTTATTTAAAACAAGTATCAATTGCAGCTATTAATAGTCCTCAAAGTACAGTCATTTCCGGTCAAACAGCCACAGTACAAGCCATTGTTACCGAATTAGAAAAACTGGGAGTCAAAAGCAAACAATTACAAGTTTCTCATGCCTTTCACTCACCACTAATGAAACCAATGGTGGCGCAATTCGAGTCAGTCGCACGCCAGATTACCTATCATTCGCCTCACCTGAAGTTAATTTCTAACATTACAGGAGCAATTGCCACCTCAGAAGTCACAACACCGGAATACTGGAGTCGCCACATTCTCGCACCTGTGAACTTTGCAGCCAGTATGCAGACATTACACCAACAAGGTTATGAAGTATTTCTCGAATGTAGTCCCCAACCGATTTTATTGGGTATGGGTCGTCAGTGTTTACCCGATAATAGCGGTATCTGGTTGCCATCGTTGCGAATGGGACAAGAAGATTGGCAGCAAATGCTCTCCAGTTTAGGACAATTGTACGTTTTGGGAGCAAAAGTAAATTGGGTGGGATTTGAGAGCGACTACCGCCGTCGCAAGGTGAAATTACCGACTTATCCTTTTCAAAGACAACAGTACTGGGTAGAAACTCCGCCTCAGCGCACAACAAAGCCAAGCCATAGTTTACATCCTTTACTTGGTGAGAGATTACAGTTAGCTGGTCGCAGCCAAGAGATTTTCTTTGAATCTATAATTAGTGCATCATCTCCGGCTTATCTAGCTGACCATCGGATCTTTGAGCAGGTAATTGTGCCGGGTGCAGCTTATCTAGAGATGGCGATCGCGGCGGGAGCTAATATTTTCCAATCTGACTGCATCGTGTTGGAAAACGTGGCAATGGAGCAGCCTCTAATTTTAGCAACCCAGCCCGAAAAGATTATGCAGGTAGTTTTGCATCCTTTAGAAAGTCAGAGTTATAGGTTCGAGATTTGCAGTCGCGATCCTAAGAAAGAAAATGCTGAGAACCCCTGGACTGTCCATGCTACAGGTACAGTCTTACCAGGTGAAATCGGGTCTGTACCAAAAACAATTGATTTGACAAATTGGCTATCTCATGGTATCGAGATTGATCCTCAAGCTTTTTATCAGCGATCGCAAGAGCAAGGTATTTCATTTGGTGTCTGTTTCCATTCCCTACAGCAGCTAGGTTGCAAAGCCGGACAAGGTTATGCCCAAATCGAACTGCCAAAAGAGACGGGTATGAATGCTACACAAGGATACCAAATCCATCCTATTCTGCTGGATGCCGGACTTCAGTTGGCTGGTGCGGCTACACTTCAAGAAGGCGATCGCTCTTTCCCATACCTGCCAATTGGTATTGAGCGTCTGCAAGTTTATCGGCGAGCTAACCGTCAGTTATGGGGACAAGCCGAAGCTAGAAATGCGATCGCCTCAGAGAGTGAAATTTTGAGTAGCGATATCCAGTTAGTCGATCCTAGTGGGGCGGTGGTAGCTCAGATAGAAGGTTTTGCTATGCGTCGTACTACCCAGCAATCCCTAGAGCGCATGATTAAGCCAGATATCAGCAACTGGTTTTATGAACTTGACTGGCAGATCAAGTCCCTAATTACAGATGAAATTGAGAAGTTGGCAGTAGGGCATTGGATAATTTTTGCAGACTGTGAACTTGGTGAACAACTCAGCCAGCAGTTAACCCAGCACGGAGGAAGTTGTACAGTTGTCACCGTTGGGGAAAACTATCAGCAGCTAGATGAGAGACATTTCCAGATTAATCCTCTAAAGCTAAATGACTTTAATCAGTTACTACAGACAAGTTGCGATCGGCAAACAAAATTGCAAGGTGTAATTCATCTATGGTCTTTAGAGGGCGCTTCCTCCGCAGAACTGGATCTAGATGAATTGGAGGGATCGCAAATCCTGGGTTGTGCCAGTGTTTTACATCTAGTCCAAGCACTAGAGCAGCAGGGAGGATCTGAACCGATACAACTTTGGCTAGTGACAAAAGGTAGCCAAGCCGTGACAACAGAAACTATAACTCAGGTACAGCAAACACCGTTATGGGGATTAGGGCGGGCGATAGCTACGGAATATCCTCAGCTTAAGTGTCGCCGATTAGACCTTGACCCAAATGCCTCTATCTCATTGAATCTGCACGCGATCGCGGATGAACTCTTCTCCCCAGACGGCGAAGACCAAATTGCCTATCGTCAGGGACAGCGCCATGTACTTAGGTTAGTTCGCTCTCGACAACGGACGATAAGCGATCGCGTTGCCATTCCAGAGTTAGCGAGTTATCTTATTGTCGGCGGATTGGGAACATTAGGTCTACAAGTTGCCCAGTGGTTGGCAGACAAAGGCGCTCGCCACCTTATACTGTCTAGTCGTCGGGAGCCATCACTAATAGCCCTAGCAGCGATCGCCAAGTTAGAACAAGCGGGTGTACGGGTACTTATTGAGCAAGCAGACGTTTCTAGCCAGTCCGATATGACTAAACTCCTGAACAAGATAGCAGCACAGTTGCCACCACTGCGAGGAATTATCCATGCAGCAGGGATTTTAGATGATGGCATTCTCCAACAGCAATGTTGGGAGAGGTTTACCGGGGTCATGGCTGCAAAAGTCCGAGGAGCTTGGCTTTTGCATCAGCTTACTCAAGCCTTACCCCTAGACTTTTTTGTTTGCTTCTCATCAGCAGCATCCCTTCTTGGCTCACCAGGGCAGGGCAACTATGCTGCCGCCAATGCCTTTCTCGATGGGTTGGCTCACTATCGCCGACAGCAAGGACTGGCAGGGTTGAGTATTAACTGGGGGCCTTGGGAGCAAGGGGGCATGGTAGCACAATTAGAAAACCAACATCAGAGCCGAATGCAGAATCATGGTCTGGGAACGATTTCACCAGAGCAGGGTTTGCAAGCATTAGAAGCGTTACTGGTGCAGGATGTAACTCAGGTCGGGGTTATGTCCGTGAACTGGCAGCAGTTACTAGCTCAAATAGCACCAGGAGTAAAGGTGCCAATGTTGCAGAGTTTCAAAGTTGTTGCAACCGACCAACGGTACAAAGATGAACTACTCCAACAGTTGCAAGCTGCTCCAATTGAAGAACGCCGGGAGTTACTCAAAGCTTACCTGCAAAGCGAGATTGCCAAAGTCTTGGGTCTGTCCAATCCCCAACAAGTAGAGCCGCAGCAAAGACTTTTTGACCTGGGGCTAGATTCGTTAACGGCGGTGGAGTTGAGAAATCGCTTGCAGACAAGCTTGGGCTATGCTATGCGTTCAACGTTGCTGTTCGACTATCCGACGCTGGCAGCACTGCTTGATTATCTGGCGGAAAACGTGATTCCGCTTCAGCCAGTAGAACTGTCAAAGGAGGTGGATGCTGTAGCAGTTCAGAGGCAACAGATATTAGCAGCTTCGGAAGATGAAGCTGAAGCACTGCTGCTGAAAAAGCTAGAAGACCTTGAAGAAGGCAGAAGGCAGGAGGCAGAAGGCAGAAGGTTTCGTTGA